The following proteins come from a genomic window of Pseudomonadota bacterium:
- a CDS encoding acyl-CoA dehydrogenase family protein: MNFGLSEDHIILRDAIRKFAEDEIAPHAMELDAKEEFSVEITQKMGEMGLFGMYVPAEYGGQGMDMLSYVIAMEELSRVDGSHAATVTAHNSIGVGPILNFGTDAQKQKYLPKMCTGEMLWGFGLTEPNAGSDSRGTQTTAKKDGDEWVINGSKIFITNVSNPLAGGLTVQAKTGEKDGKPELTCFLIDKETEGLSVKTMHGKLMWRASDTAEVYLDNVRVKDDAIVGEIGKGSSQMLTALDAGRLGIAAMGLGAAQGAFERAVEYSKERKQFGKPISKFQGISFKLADMAMEIDVARSYLYQAARMKDAGVPFTKEASIAKLYCTEVAGRVTDWAIQVHGGYGLMQEYDVERFWRDQRILQIGEGSSEVQRIVIARQLGC, encoded by the coding sequence ATGAACTTTGGACTATCAGAAGACCATATCATTCTAAGAGATGCGATCCGTAAATTTGCAGAAGATGAAATTGCGCCGCATGCAATGGAGCTGGATGCAAAAGAGGAATTCTCAGTTGAGATTACGCAGAAAATGGGTGAAATGGGCTTGTTTGGCATGTATGTACCAGCAGAGTATGGCGGTCAGGGCATGGACATGCTTTCTTACGTGATTGCAATGGAGGAACTGTCTCGTGTTGATGGTTCTCATGCAGCAACAGTTACAGCGCACAACTCGATTGGTGTGGGTCCTATTCTTAATTTTGGTACTGACGCGCAGAAGCAAAAATATCTTCCTAAAATGTGTACAGGTGAAATGCTTTGGGGCTTTGGCCTTACTGAGCCGAATGCGGGAAGTGATAGCCGCGGTACGCAAACCACAGCTAAGAAAGATGGCGATGAGTGGGTCATTAATGGGTCTAAAATCTTCATTACAAACGTAAGTAACCCACTTGCGGGTGGTTTGACTGTGCAAGCTAAAACAGGTGAAAAAGACGGCAAGCCAGAGCTTACGTGTTTCTTGATTGATAAAGAGACTGAAGGTCTGAGTGTGAAAACGATGCATGGTAAACTCATGTGGCGTGCTTCTGATACAGCTGAAGTTTATCTGGATAATGTGCGTGTAAAAGACGATGCAATTGTAGGTGAAATTGGTAAAGGGAGCTCTCAAATGCTGACAGCTCTAGATGCTGGTCGCCTTGGTATTGCAGCCATGGGTCTTGGCGCAGCGCAGGGTGCATTTGAAAGAGCTGTTGAGTACTCAAAAGAGCGTAAGCAGTTTGGTAAGCCAATTTCTAAGTTCCAAGGTATTTCTTTCAAACTTGCTGATATGGCGATGGAAATTGATGTGGCAAGAAGTTACTTGTATCAAGCGGCGCGCATGAAAGATGCTGGTGTACCATTCACGAAAGAGGCTTCTATTGCTAAGCTTTACTGTACTGAAGTGGCTGGCCGCGTAACGGACTGGGCGATTCAGGTGCATGGTGGTTACGGTCTTATGCAAGAGTATGACGTTGAGCGTTTTTGGCGTGACCAGCGTATTCTTCAGATTGGTGAGGGGAGCTCAGAAGTGCAGAGGATTGTGATTGCAAGGCAACTGGGTTGTTAA
- the fumC gene encoding class II fumarate hydratase, which yields MSDKNQQFRSEQDTMGTVEVPSEAYWGAQTQRSLHNFKIGTQKFTPDFVRAYAYLKKACATVNADLGKLEREKADAICRAATEVVEGKFNDQFPLAVWQTGSGTQTNMNVNEVIANRAIENEEGVIGSKDPIHPNDHVNMGQSTNDTFPTAMHISAVLAVEEKLLPALKKLQTALHEKSESFRHIIKIGRTHLQDATPLTLGQEFSGYAAQLTKGIERVEAILPELKELAVGGTAVGTGINTHPEFDARVVKEVSRLTGHDFTVAMNKFEAIATHDAIVNGSGVLNTIATSCMKVANDIRLLASGPRCGIGELNLPSNEPGSSIMPGKVNPTQSEALTMVCAQVMGNHVAVTVAGSNGHFELNAFKPVMIHNFLESVDILSDAMVSFADNCVVGIQPNREKIDHNLTNSLMLVTALNPVIGYDNAAKVAKKAHAENTTLKESAISMGLVDEVTFDNVVRPETMVEPQK from the coding sequence ATGAGCGATAAGAACCAGCAGTTTAGATCTGAACAAGATACAATGGGAACAGTAGAAGTTCCTTCTGAGGCGTATTGGGGTGCTCAAACCCAGCGTTCATTGCATAACTTTAAAATTGGTACGCAGAAATTTACACCGGATTTTGTACGTGCTTACGCATACCTTAAAAAAGCATGTGCTACAGTCAATGCTGACCTTGGTAAGTTGGAGCGTGAAAAGGCGGATGCGATCTGTCGTGCGGCGACTGAGGTTGTTGAGGGTAAGTTTAATGACCAGTTTCCTCTTGCTGTTTGGCAGACAGGTTCAGGTACGCAAACAAACATGAACGTCAACGAAGTGATTGCAAACCGCGCAATTGAAAACGAAGAAGGTGTGATCGGTTCTAAAGACCCAATTCACCCGAATGATCATGTGAATATGGGCCAATCAACAAACGATACATTCCCAACTGCAATGCATATTAGTGCAGTGCTTGCGGTAGAGGAGAAGCTTCTTCCAGCCCTTAAAAAGCTACAAACGGCTCTGCATGAAAAGTCTGAGTCATTCCGCCACATTATTAAAATTGGTCGTACGCACCTGCAAGATGCAACACCTTTGACGCTTGGCCAAGAGTTCAGTGGTTATGCAGCGCAGCTAACAAAAGGCATTGAGCGTGTGGAAGCAATTCTCCCAGAGCTTAAGGAGCTTGCGGTTGGTGGTACAGCTGTAGGGACAGGTATTAATACGCACCCAGAGTTTGATGCGCGTGTGGTGAAAGAAGTGTCTCGCCTAACAGGGCATGATTTTACTGTGGCGATGAATAAGTTTGAAGCGATTGCAACGCATGATGCAATTGTAAACGGAAGTGGTGTTCTAAACACGATTGCAACGTCATGCATGAAAGTTGCGAACGACATTCGTCTGCTTGCATCTGGCCCTCGTTGCGGTATTGGTGAATTGAATCTTCCATCAAACGAGCCGGGCAGTTCAATTATGCCAGGTAAGGTAAACCCAACGCAGTCTGAAGCTCTTACAATGGTATGTGCTCAAGTTATGGGGAACCATGTAGCAGTTACCGTTGCAGGGTCTAATGGTCATTTTGAGCTAAATGCATTTAAGCCTGTGATGATTCATAACTTCCTTGAGTCAGTTGATATCCTGAGTGATGCAATGGTGAGTTTTGCAGATAACTGTGTGGTTGGTATTCAGCCAAACCGTGAGAAGATTGACCATAACCTGACAAACTCTCTCATGCTTGTAACAGCACTGAACCCTGTGATTGGTTACGATAACGCAGCCAAGGTTGCGAAAAAGGCCCATGCTGAGAACACGACTCTGAAAGAATCTGCAATCTCTATGGGGCTTGTGGATGAGGTGACATTTGACAATGTTGTGCGTCCTGAAACAATGGTTGAGCCTCAGAAATAA
- a CDS encoding N-acetylmuramoyl-L-alanine amidase, with amino-acid sequence MNKLFYPSPNHEPRTEDIKYIVVHGTWMESDKEALERLSCPQAKVSCHYYIDQQGQLIQMVAETQVAWHAGVSAWRDDVSLNKNSIGIEVSVLPHQKFHECQYETLEWLLKDLRERYALSTDVVLAHSDIAPNRKDDPGRGFDWGRLASRDLVLNKPESLDVTNPESLRAFGYVGEDAHILKAAKLRWG; translated from the coding sequence ATGAATAAGCTTTTTTATCCATCTCCAAATCACGAGCCTCGCACAGAGGATATAAAGTACATTGTTGTACACGGGACATGGATGGAAAGTGATAAAGAGGCGCTTGAGCGCCTCTCATGCCCTCAGGCGAAGGTGAGTTGCCATTACTATATTGATCAGCAAGGCCAGCTTATTCAAATGGTGGCGGAGACCCAAGTGGCGTGGCATGCAGGTGTGAGCGCGTGGCGAGATGATGTCAGCTTGAATAAAAATTCAATCGGTATTGAGGTGTCTGTTCTGCCTCATCAAAAATTCCATGAATGCCAATATGAGACGCTTGAATGGCTCCTTAAAGACTTGAGGGAGCGTTATGCGCTCTCTACGGATGTTGTACTTGCACATAGTGATATTGCGCCGAACCGTAAAGATGATCCGGGGCGTGGTTTTGATTGGGGGCGCTTAGCCTCTCGGGATTTGGTTTTAAATAAACCTGAGTCTTTAGATGTAACAAATCCTGAAAGCCTGCGTGCGTTTGGCTATGTGGGCGAGGATGCTCATATCCTTAAAGCAGCAAAGTTGCGCTGGGGCTAA
- a CDS encoding division/cell wall cluster transcriptional repressor MraZ — protein sequence MTVFLSTYVNNIDKKGRVSVPAPFRAEMMAQSRQSVVIFPSRKEGFLFVWGYDDFLAFAKRINSLPPMSKERQRLSRTILAASKNITLDGDGRMILPSDLLEVAKVEDKLLFAGQGEYFTLWNPELYEQCQTADEEHYDDDLETLSEGWAI from the coding sequence GTGACGGTATTTCTGTCTACATACGTCAATAACATTGATAAGAAAGGGCGGGTAAGTGTACCTGCTCCTTTCCGTGCCGAAATGATGGCGCAGTCTCGCCAGTCTGTTGTGATTTTTCCGTCTCGCAAAGAGGGCTTCCTGTTTGTGTGGGGGTATGATGATTTTCTCGCATTTGCTAAACGCATTAACAGTCTTCCTCCAATGTCTAAAGAGCGCCAACGTTTGAGCCGTACAATTCTTGCTGCATCTAAAAACATTACTTTAGATGGTGATGGTCGTATGATTCTTCCTTCTGATCTTCTGGAAGTGGCTAAGGTTGAGGATAAGCTTCTATTCGCAGGTCAGGGTGAGTACTTCACGCTTTGGAATCCTGAGCTATACGAACAGTGTCAGACTGCTGACGAAGAGCATTATGATGATGATCTAGAGACTCTATCAGAAGGGTGGGCGATTTAA
- the rsmH gene encoding 16S rRNA (cytosine(1402)-N(4))-methyltransferase RsmH: protein MHDPVMLTDVLNSAGELSGKRVVDCTFGGGGYTKVFLDRGASVVAIDKDPSAIERSKEFVSEYGDKFRIHHGSFRELDDALAGEVADVIVADLGISSFQIDQAERGFSFMKDGPLDMRMSADGLSAADVVADFEEERLANIIYMYGEERLSRRIAKAIVRARSESRIETTTELVKVIESAVGRPKGKKSKHPAMRTFMALRLFVNQELEDLEVLLEKAMHSLSEDGKLIIVTFHSLEDRIVKQFMHRFKTKPAQVSEVWPEAAASLLDKVFVLPTRKSVKVSEEEVKNNRRARSAQMRVLERVA, encoded by the coding sequence ATGCATGATCCTGTAATGCTCACTGATGTGTTGAATTCAGCTGGAGAGCTTTCAGGGAAACGTGTTGTGGACTGCACTTTTGGTGGTGGCGGTTATACGAAAGTCTTTTTGGATCGTGGTGCTTCGGTTGTGGCGATTGATAAAGACCCTTCAGCTATTGAACGTTCAAAGGAATTTGTATCTGAGTATGGTGATAAGTTCCGTATTCATCACGGTAGTTTTAGAGAGTTGGATGATGCGCTTGCAGGTGAGGTTGCAGATGTGATTGTAGCGGACCTTGGCATTTCTTCATTTCAAATTGATCAAGCTGAACGTGGTTTTTCTTTCATGAAAGATGGGCCTTTGGATATGCGCATGTCTGCTGATGGTTTAAGTGCTGCAGATGTGGTTGCTGACTTTGAAGAGGAGCGTCTCGCAAATATTATTTACATGTACGGGGAAGAGCGTTTGTCTCGCCGTATTGCGAAAGCCATTGTAAGGGCGCGCAGTGAATCTCGTATTGAAACAACAACAGAGCTTGTAAAGGTTATTGAGTCTGCTGTTGGTCGCCCGAAGGGTAAAAAATCTAAGCATCCTGCTATGCGCACATTTATGGCATTGCGCCTGTTTGTAAATCAAGAATTAGAAGATCTGGAAGTCTTGCTGGAAAAGGCTATGCATAGCCTAAGCGAAGATGGAAAGCTTATTATCGTAACGTTTCACTCTCTGGAAGATCGTATTGTGAAACAGTTTATGCACCGTTTTAAAACAAAACCTGCTCAGGTGTCTGAAGTTTGGCCAGAGGCGGCAGCCTCTTTGCTGGATAAGGTTTTTGTTTTGCCAACACGCAAAAGCGTCAAAGTCTCAGAAGAAGAAGTTAAAAATAACCGTAGGGCAAGAAGTGCGCAAATGCGTGTTTTGGAAAGGGTTGCATGA
- a CDS encoding cell division protein FtsL translates to MNIKLMDVCIVLFTGLSFIAMVHIKTDVQVMKDKRERLLASERALKDELRVLKAEYYHVSRPERLEAVARQIGMVPMDMDQVKRISFDGGERF, encoded by the coding sequence ATGAATATTAAGTTGATGGATGTATGTATCGTCCTCTTCACTGGTCTATCATTTATCGCCATGGTGCATATTAAAACTGATGTGCAAGTGATGAAAGATAAGCGTGAGCGTTTGCTTGCAAGTGAGCGTGCCCTTAAAGATGAACTTCGTGTGCTAAAAGCAGAGTACTACCACGTTTCTCGTCCTGAACGTCTGGAAGCTGTTGCACGTCAAATTGGTATGGTGCCAATGGATATGGATCAGGTGAAACGTATCTCTTTTGATGGAGGCGAGCGTTTCTAA
- a CDS encoding penicillin-binding protein 2: MRFFVFKAVIVLCFVGLSYKVLELGLDSAREPKAPSNFAQNTFVERGTIYDRNGIELALTLDVHSLYADPKMMLDHDEAIASLKTLFPDLKWEKLEARIKTPKRRFVWLKRKLTPVEVKAVYRLGIPGLGFKKEKVRFYPHENLYAHMVGGVNNAGQGAFGLEYYQNKRLSGGEDLTLTIDSRLQERLHSSLAKVMEQEGTFAVWGVALNAKTREVLAAVSMPDYDPNALGDASEDVLRNRFAQGVYEMGSTFKVFTLAQAYELGLIDDETEIDARKPIKISRFTIKDSHAKEKIMTPGEVLKFSSNIGASRISDMIEVDQLKDFYGRMSFLGPVDYGFGMSASPLYPNRKWGRIHKMTMSFGHGIAIAPLQLLAGFSAMVTDGEVRQPKFYMDAPEDELVYQVVSDATIKKMRELLHEVTVTGTARLSKVGGFNVGGKTGTAEASVAGGYNEDHRVSSYIGAIPIENPELIVLIMVDESQKIGGGGRIAAPAFAEFVKGSVPILGMRPTVQEEWHLLDRSGKNEYAGRAKGAVAGL; this comes from the coding sequence GTGAGGTTTTTCGTTTTTAAAGCCGTTATTGTTCTATGTTTTGTTGGTCTTTCTTATAAAGTTTTGGAGCTTGGTTTAGATAGTGCACGTGAGCCTAAGGCACCAAGTAACTTCGCGCAAAATACATTTGTTGAGCGTGGTACGATTTATGATCGTAATGGAATTGAACTTGCGCTGACTTTAGATGTTCATTCTCTTTATGCTGACCCTAAAATGATGCTAGATCATGATGAAGCCATTGCTTCTTTGAAAACACTCTTTCCTGATTTGAAGTGGGAAAAGCTTGAGGCACGAATTAAAACGCCAAAGCGTCGCTTTGTGTGGCTGAAGCGCAAGCTGACACCAGTGGAGGTTAAGGCTGTTTACCGTCTTGGTATTCCGGGGCTTGGCTTTAAAAAGGAAAAAGTGCGCTTTTACCCACATGAAAACCTATATGCTCACATGGTTGGTGGTGTGAATAATGCTGGTCAAGGTGCATTTGGTTTGGAGTACTACCAAAATAAACGTCTGTCTGGTGGTGAAGATTTAACTCTGACAATTGACTCTCGTTTGCAGGAACGTTTGCACTCTTCGCTTGCAAAAGTTATGGAGCAAGAAGGGACTTTTGCAGTGTGGGGCGTTGCTCTAAATGCAAAGACGCGTGAGGTTTTGGCAGCTGTGAGCATGCCTGATTATGATCCGAATGCGCTTGGTGATGCGAGTGAAGATGTTTTGAGAAACCGTTTTGCGCAGGGTGTATATGAGATGGGTTCTACGTTTAAAGTGTTCACACTTGCGCAAGCTTATGAGTTGGGTTTGATTGATGATGAGACAGAAATTGATGCACGTAAGCCAATCAAAATCTCTCGCTTCACAATTAAAGACTCTCACGCTAAAGAAAAAATTATGACGCCGGGCGAGGTTTTAAAGTTCTCATCAAACATTGGTGCGTCTCGTATTAGTGATATGATTGAAGTTGATCAGCTTAAAGATTTTTATGGCAGGATGTCTTTCCTTGGGCCTGTTGACTATGGTTTTGGTATGTCAGCGTCACCGCTTTATCCAAATCGTAAGTGGGGCCGTATCCATAAAATGACAATGAGTTTTGGTCATGGTATTGCCATTGCCCCATTGCAGCTTCTTGCAGGTTTTTCAGCTATGGTGACAGATGGTGAAGTAAGGCAGCCTAAGTTTTACATGGATGCGCCGGAAGATGAGCTTGTTTATCAGGTGGTTTCTGATGCTACAATCAAGAAAATGCGTGAGCTTTTGCATGAAGTCACTGTAACGGGTACAGCAAGACTTTCTAAGGTTGGTGGCTTTAATGTCGGTGGTAAAACAGGGACTGCGGAAGCCAGTGTTGCTGGTGGATATAATGAAGATCATCGTGTTTCTTCATATATAGGTGCGATTCCTATTGAAAATCCAGAGCTTATCGTGCTTATTATGGTGGATGAAAGCCAGAAAATTGGTGGAGGAGGGCGTATTGCTGCGCCTGCTTTTGCTGAATTTGTAAAAGGAAGTGTTCCAATTTTAGGAATGCGCCCAACGGTGCAGGAAGAGTGGCACCTTTTAGATAGAAGTGGAAAGAATGAATATGCAGGTCGAGCTAAAGGAGCTGTTGCCGGACTATAA
- a CDS encoding UDP-N-acetylmuramoyl-L-alanyl-D-glutamate--2,6-diaminopimelate ligase, protein MQVELKELLPDYNGTSLAFKDVVSDSRQVKSGDLFVFDKGIGGDAEKFVSDAKAKGAGLAITNVDGVGDMQDPFPLELMAKFYAKKYPNRIEELTAVTGTNGKTSVSWFVMQMMSVLSEKNACLGTMGLFVDGEKGVETGYTSPMPNQLMKILSDLKDENVSSVCMEASSHALALRRLSGVQFKAAAFTNLTPEHLDFHGDMERYAVEKFRLFMEMLTEDGVAVLPVNKPEVLPLLAGLKAGGRKVLTYGPDSAELVVRQTSLTEAGQVVLIKYDDVQEEVELPLIGSFQAENIAAALGIIISLGGDIRELIKMLPSIQAVPGRMQVISATAENAPTVVVDYAHSTDALEKALQALRPHVKGQLSVVFGCGGNRDTSKRKGMALAAKKYADVTYITDDNPRHEDPEFIRSEVHKHHVEAQNIGDREKAICIAIENASAGDIVLVAGKGHETGQIVGDQVLPMNDIEICANILGGAV, encoded by the coding sequence ATGCAGGTCGAGCTAAAGGAGCTGTTGCCGGACTATAACGGTACGTCGCTTGCTTTTAAAGATGTTGTAAGTGATTCTCGTCAGGTGAAATCTGGCGATCTTTTTGTGTTTGATAAAGGTATTGGTGGCGATGCTGAAAAGTTTGTCTCTGATGCAAAAGCAAAAGGCGCAGGCCTTGCCATTACAAATGTGGATGGCGTGGGTGATATGCAGGATCCATTTCCGCTTGAGTTGATGGCGAAATTCTATGCTAAAAAATACCCGAATCGTATTGAAGAGCTTACAGCTGTGACAGGTACAAACGGTAAAACATCTGTGTCTTGGTTTGTAATGCAAATGATGTCTGTGCTCTCTGAGAAGAATGCGTGCCTTGGCACGATGGGTCTTTTTGTTGATGGTGAAAAGGGTGTGGAAACAGGTTACACAAGCCCGATGCCAAACCAGTTGATGAAAATTCTTTCTGATTTGAAAGATGAGAATGTTTCAAGTGTGTGTATGGAAGCATCCTCTCATGCGCTTGCACTCAGAAGGCTTTCTGGTGTTCAGTTTAAGGCAGCCGCCTTTACAAACTTGACGCCAGAACATTTAGATTTTCATGGAGACATGGAGCGTTACGCTGTTGAGAAGTTTCGCCTGTTTATGGAAATGCTGACGGAAGATGGGGTGGCTGTTCTTCCAGTGAATAAGCCGGAAGTTTTACCGCTTCTTGCAGGTCTTAAAGCTGGTGGCAGAAAAGTTTTAACATATGGTCCAGACTCGGCAGAGCTTGTTGTAAGGCAAACGTCTCTTACTGAGGCGGGGCAGGTTGTGTTGATTAAATATGATGACGTGCAGGAGGAAGTAGAGCTTCCGCTTATTGGTTCTTTCCAGGCTGAAAATATTGCGGCTGCACTCGGTATTATTATTTCACTTGGTGGTGATATAAGGGAGCTTATTAAAATGCTTCCAAGTATTCAGGCCGTACCGGGGCGTATGCAAGTGATTTCTGCTACGGCTGAAAATGCGCCAACAGTTGTTGTAGATTATGCGCATAGTACGGATGCTTTAGAAAAAGCACTTCAAGCTTTAAGGCCGCATGTAAAAGGTCAGCTCTCAGTTGTGTTTGGATGTGGCGGTAACCGTGATACATCTAAGCGAAAAGGCATGGCGCTTGCTGCGAAAAAATATGCTGATGTGACCTATATTACAGATGATAATCCGCGCCATGAGGATCCTGAGTTTATTCGATCTGAAGTGCATAAACATCATGTTGAAGCGCAAAATATTGGTGACCGTGAAAAAGCAATTTGTATAGCTATTGAAAATGCCTCTGCTGGAGATATTGTGTTGGTGGCAGGTAAAGGACATGAAACTGGCCAGATTGTTGGTGATCAGGTTCTGCCTATGAATGATATTGAAATTTGTGCAAACATTTTAGGAGGGGCAGTATAA
- the murF gene encoding UDP-N-acetylmuramoyl-tripeptide--D-alanyl-D-alanine ligase, producing MWTLRELKRALGFDAVGKDANLGRISIDSRTLEDGDIYLALKREKDGHDYIEDALDSGASFAISERKEDEGDPQILVVDSTEKALNDLADARRDWAYLQRVAITGSVGKTTCKDMLSKSLGAYASIKSFNNHIGVPLTLSNIPKGQRFGVFEIGMNHPGEIVPLAELVKPHVAIITAVAPAHIGAFESVEDIAVEKFSILRGLEQGGVLITTSECYEAYKAYVPEGVKVLLVSSKEDANADASVMSIKKGGNGYTLAVSVMNELFTLSVQDVAPAFLTNALLTLLCTKYLEAPMEKALATLENYAPVEGRGNIEMVEGVTVIDDSYNANPMSMKAALERALSMKNSAGKCYAIIGQMGELGDMSEELHKSLAETVNQFDGAYVVGEDAKVLHDVLDAKVQKGFFDQADDLPYGEISSHLHDGDIIVIKGSKVITYTTHVVKNLKAAIQNKTEEKHAV from the coding sequence ATGTGGACTTTGAGAGAGCTTAAGCGTGCCCTTGGGTTTGATGCGGTTGGCAAGGATGCAAACCTGGGTCGTATTTCTATCGATAGTCGTACCCTTGAAGATGGTGATATTTACCTTGCACTTAAGCGTGAGAAGGATGGCCACGATTATATTGAGGATGCACTAGATAGTGGTGCGTCTTTCGCTATCTCTGAACGAAAAGAAGATGAAGGTGACCCGCAAATTCTTGTGGTGGATTCAACTGAAAAAGCTTTGAATGATCTTGCAGATGCCCGTCGTGATTGGGCATACTTGCAGCGTGTTGCTATTACTGGAAGTGTAGGCAAAACAACTTGTAAAGATATGCTCTCTAAATCTTTAGGGGCGTATGCTTCTATTAAAAGTTTTAATAACCATATCGGTGTGCCTTTAACGCTTTCTAATATTCCTAAAGGGCAGCGTTTTGGTGTATTTGAAATTGGTATGAACCATCCAGGTGAGATTGTACCTCTTGCAGAGCTTGTTAAGCCTCATGTCGCCATTATTACAGCTGTAGCGCCTGCGCATATTGGTGCGTTTGAGTCGGTTGAGGATATTGCTGTTGAGAAGTTTTCAATTCTGCGCGGACTTGAGCAGGGTGGAGTACTCATTACAACATCTGAGTGCTATGAAGCTTATAAAGCTTATGTGCCAGAAGGTGTGAAAGTCTTGCTTGTGTCTTCTAAGGAAGATGCAAATGCAGATGCATCAGTGATGTCTATTAAGAAAGGTGGAAACGGTTATACGCTTGCGGTCAGTGTCATGAACGAACTGTTTACATTGTCTGTGCAGGATGTCGCCCCGGCCTTTTTGACCAATGCGCTTTTAACACTTCTTTGCACAAAGTATCTGGAAGCTCCAATGGAGAAGGCGCTTGCAACGCTTGAAAATTACGCACCAGTTGAAGGGCGCGGCAATATTGAAATGGTGGAAGGTGTCACTGTTATTGATGATAGTTATAACGCTAACCCTATGTCTATGAAGGCTGCACTTGAACGCGCGCTTTCTATGAAGAATTCAGCGGGGAAATGTTATGCCATTATTGGTCAGATGGGTGAGCTTGGGGATATGAGTGAAGAATTGCATAAATCTCTTGCTGAAACGGTGAACCAGTTTGATGGTGCTTATGTGGTTGGTGAGGATGCTAAAGTTTTGCATGATGTGCTAGATGCGAAGGTGCAAAAGGGTTTCTTTGATCAGGCAGATGATTTGCCATACGGTGAAATTTCTTCGCACTTGCATGATGGAGATATCATTGTTATTAAGGGCTCGAAAGTGATTACTTATACAACGCATGTTGTGAAGAATCTAAAGGCTGCCATCCAAAATAAAACAGAAGAAAAACATGCTGTATAA
- the mraY gene encoding phospho-N-acetylmuramoyl-pentapeptide-transferase, whose amino-acid sequence MLYNFIYPLYEQFTVLNVLKYISVRSGAALFMAFFVVMIIGPGLIRKFKGLQQSKKTVRDDHPEASVQAKQGTPTMGGLMIIIGLLANVMLWADLTQPLVWLVSAVIVAFGLVGFLDDYCGMTGLWKKGVPGKVRLAIQFVVCCTVLFVWAKVSGNADVTTLYFPFFKEFSIDLGLIGYMLFGSLVMIGCANAVNLTDGLDGLVSIPAVFAAASLAFIAYAVGRVDFTEYLHIPYVAGAGELTVVCAALIGSILGFLWFNAPPARIFMGDTGSLVIGGMLGFIAVAVKHEITFAFIAGLFVIEALSVMIQVGSFKLRGKRVFKRAPIHHHFEQLGWPETTIVVRFWIISLLFAVIGLATLKLR is encoded by the coding sequence ATGCTGTATAACTTTATTTACCCTCTTTACGAACAGTTTACTGTACTGAACGTTCTTAAATATATTTCTGTGCGCTCAGGTGCGGCACTCTTTATGGCCTTTTTTGTGGTGATGATTATTGGGCCAGGCTTGATTCGTAAGTTTAAGGGACTTCAGCAGTCTAAAAAGACTGTGCGTGACGATCACCCTGAGGCAAGTGTGCAAGCAAAGCAAGGAACGCCAACAATGGGTGGTCTTATGATTATTATTGGTCTTCTTGCAAATGTGATGCTTTGGGCAGATTTAACGCAGCCGCTTGTGTGGCTGGTGAGTGCTGTGATTGTGGCATTTGGTCTTGTTGGTTTTCTGGATGATTACTGTGGTATGACAGGGCTTTGGAAAAAAGGTGTGCCGGGTAAGGTGCGTCTTGCTATTCAGTTTGTTGTTTGCTGTACGGTTTTGTTTGTGTGGGCAAAAGTTTCAGGTAATGCGGATGTCACAACTCTGTACTTCCCATTCTTTAAAGAGTTTTCAATTGATCTTGGCCTGATTGGCTACATGTTGTTTGGTTCGCTTGTGATGATTGGTTGTGCGAATGCGGTTAACTTAACGGATGGTCTTGATGGTCTTGTGAGTATTCCGGCTGTATTTGCAGCAGCGTCATTGGCCTTTATTGCTTACGCAGTTGGTCGTGTTGATTTTACTGAATATCTACATATTCCTTACGTTGCAGGAGCGGGTGAGCTGACGGTTGTTTGTGCGGCTCTCATTGGTTCTATTCTTGGATTCCTTTGGTTTAACGCACCGCCAGCGCGTATCTTTATGGGGGATACAGGTTCCCTTGTGATTGGCGGAATGCTTGGTTTTATTGCTGTTGCTGTGAAGCATGAAATTACATTTGCCTTTATTGCGGGCCTGTTTGTTATTGAGGCGCTTTCTGTGATGATTCAGGTGGGATCATTTAAGCTTCGTGGTAAACGCGTGTTTAAGCGTGCGCCAATTCACCACCATTTTGAACAGCTTGGCTGGCCTGAAACAACAATTGTTGTGCGTTTTTGGATTATTTCATTGCTCTTTGCGGTGATTGGTCTGGCAACACTGAAGCTTCGATAA